A segment of the Terriglobia bacterium genome:
GCAGCCTGGTCCAGATCACCCACGATCCCAATCTAAAATGGCGACCGAGCTGGTCACCGGACGGCGCCACGCTCGCTTTCACGCGGCTCAACGACTGGGGCACTTGGGACATCTGGGAAGTTCCGGCTCTGGGCGGAATCCCGCGTCGAGTCATCCTGAACGCCACTGACCCTGACTGGTCGCCTGACGGGCATTCGCTCGCTTACACGAACCTGTCGCAGGAAGGGTACGGGGGAATTTGGATTTCCGGCATTTCAGGTGAAAATGCGCGTCAAGCCGCGCCGCCTTGGGCCGTCCAGGGGTGGGTCCTGGGGTGGGATACCCAGCCGCGCTTTTCTCCGAACGGGCGCCAGATTGCGTTTATCGCCAGCGGCCCCGACGGCGGGCCATCCGGCAGAATGGCAGTTGCAGACCTCGACTCAGGGAAAACCCGATTCTTGACACGCGATCGTTCGATGGAGCGTTCGCCTGCTTGGTCTCCGGACGGACGCTCTATTTACTTCGCCTCCAACCGCGGCGGCACGGTCAACATTTGGAAAATTGCCGTCACCGGAGGCGAACCCAATCAGATCACGGCTGGTGAGGGCGATGACGCCGATCTCGATATCTCAAAGGACGGCAAGAAGATCGTTTTCGGGACGATGCGGCAGAAAATCGGCACCGCTCGCCTGGATCTTCGGGCAAAGCCGGGCGAGCAAAGCGTGCAGGTCCTTACCGCCGATCCGGCGCGAAATCAGTTTGCGCCTGCCTACTCCGCTGACGGGAAGCATCTGGCTTATTTCACCAATTTCAAAGGCGTGGAAAGGGAAGGAATCTGGGTTTCAGACGCCGACGGCTCAAACGCTGCGGCGCTGGCGCAGGATGAGCGGATCAATATCTTCCCGGCATGGACACCGGATAGCAAGAACCTCGTCTACTCGTCCTTGAGCAGTGACCCGGCCTCCCGGGAATCGGACTATCGCCGCGTCTCCATATCGGGTGGGACGCCGGAGACGCTGCTAAGCATTCCAATATGGAGCAAGCCGGATGTCGGGCGCAATGGGCGTTTACTCTTTATGGGTGCAACAGGAAAAGTTCAAGTCTTCGATACGAACACGGGAAAGAGTCACGTGATTGGCAGTCTCTCTAAGACCGTGCCATGGCGCTCTCTGCTCTGGTCGCCGGACGAGCATTCCGTGGCCTACATGATAAGACCAGGTAAAGAAGACGACCCGAATGCCGGGCTGTGGGTGGATGACCTCAAGAATCCTCCACGGCAAATTTTCCACGGCTGGGTCGTTTGGTTTGCTCGCGGTTCGGGGAATGAGCTTTACTTGCTTGAAGGAAAGCCGGACTTGAATGGCGTCCTGTGGAAGCTGAACTGGAACGGCCAAGGCCTGACACGCACGCCTCGGGTTCTCCCAATTCTCAACAATGCTGGGAGCTATGAACACTTGGAGACGGTCAACGTTTTTGACGTGTCTCCCGACGGGCGCTACCTCGTTTTTGACGCGGCCCAGGTGTGGGAAGAAAACATCGGCATGATCGAAAACGTGCGATGACGTTTTAGCAAAGTGGAGCACGATCAGGGCTGAGGAGCTTTTC
Coding sequences within it:
- a CDS encoding protein kinase; translated protein: MALQVGTRLGVYQVVSPLGAGGMGEVYRARDTRLQRDVALKILPETTARDPQRMARFEREAQVLASLNHPNIAAIHGLEESNGVRALVMELVEGETLAERLRITTRVGEGSTLPRERGALPYEDALPMARQIVEALEYAHEHGVIHRDLKPANVKITPEGTVKVLDFGLAKVLEAQDSTATTDMANSPTLSAMATQGGMILGTAAYMSPEQAKGQRVDRRCDIWAFGCVLFEMLSGRKPFDGETISDVLAAVIRAEPEWTALPAGTPPHIQRLVRRCLNKDPKQRLRDIGEARIAIEETLRGFPLLTSPLPPGGGGPGERDRVGVSTFRRVLPWVVASVAVAALGVVMYIWKFAAPVQQSPMHFSMVTNFAGVQAAPAISPDGRSVAFVSNREGHFNIYVGLVRGGSLVQITHDPNLKWRPSWSPDGATLAFTRLNDWGTWDIWEVPALGGIPRRVILNATDPDWSPDGHSLAYTNLSQEGYGGIWISGISGENARQAAPPWAVQGWVLGWDTQPRFSPNGRQIAFIASGPDGGPSGRMAVADLDSGKTRFLTRDRSMERSPAWSPDGRSIYFASNRGGTVNIWKIAVTGGEPNQITAGEGDDADLDISKDGKKIVFGTMRQKIGTARLDLRAKPGEQSVQVLTADPARNQFAPAYSADGKHLAYFTNFKGVEREGIWVSDADGSNAAALAQDERINIFPAWTPDSKNLVYSSLSSDPASRESDYRRVSISGGTPETLLSIPIWSKPDVGRNGRLLFMGATGKVQVFDTNTGKSHVIGSLSKTVPWRSLLWSPDEHSVAYMIRPGKEDDPNAGLWVDDLKNPPRQIFHGWVVWFARGSGNELYLLEGKPDLNGVLWKLNWNGQGLTRTPRVLPILNNAGSYEHLETVNVFDVSPDGRYLVFDAAQVWEENIGMIENVR